The following are encoded in a window of Castanea sativa cultivar Marrone di Chiusa Pesio chromosome 9, ASM4071231v1 genomic DNA:
- the LOC142611333 gene encoding uncharacterized protein LOC142611333 encodes MESWGELEGKVVMVTGASSGLGLEFCLDLAKAGCKIIAAARRVDRLQSLCHQINSSSSSSSSSSSSSPRAVAVELDLTADGPTIEKSIKKAWDVFGHIHALVNNAGLRGNVSSPLELSEEEWNHVIKTNLTGNWLVSKYIGIHMRDAGRGGSIINISSVAGLDRGQLPGSAAYAASKAGLNTLTKVMALELGVYKIRVNSISPGIFKSEITQRLLQKEWLHNVTKKIIPLREYGTTDPALTSLVRYLVHESSEYVSGNIFIVDSGATIPGVPIYSSL; translated from the exons ATGGAGTCATGGGGAGAGCTAGAGGGAAAAGTGGTGATGGTAACTGGGGCTTCCTCAGGCCTTGGTCTTGAATTCTGTCTCGACCTTGCAAAAGCTGGCTGCAAGATCATTGCCGCCGCTCGACGCGTCGACAGACTCCAATCACTCTGTCACCAAatcaactcttcttcttcttcttcttcttcttcttcttctagctCCCCTCGAGCTGTGGCTGTGGAGCTCGACTTGACCGCTGATGGACCCACCATCGAGAAGTCCATAAAGAAAGCTTGGGATGTGTTTGGCCACATCCATGCCTTGGTCAACAACGCCGGACTTAGAG GTAATGTGAGTTCTCCATTAGAATTGTCTGAGGAGGAATGGAATCATGTTATCAAAACAAACTTAACAGGAAACTGGTTGGTGTCAAAATACATTGGCATACACATGCGTGATGCGGGGAGGGGAGGATCAATTATAAACATATCTTCAGTTGCTGGTCTCGACCGTGGGCAATTGCCTGGTTCTGCTGCCTATGCTGCTTCAAAGGCAGGCCTAAACACCTTGACAAAG GTCATGGCATTGGAATTGGgtgtatataaaattagagtGAATTCTATATCACCTGGCATTTTCAAATCTGAGATTACCCAGCGTCTCTTGCAAAAAGAATGGCTGCATAACGTGACAAAGAAAATTATCCCTTTAAGAGAATATGGCACTACAGATCCAGCATTGACATCACTTGTTCGATACTTGGTACATGAATCTTCTGAATATGTTTCGGGCAACATTTTCATTGTTGATTCTGGTGCAACCATACCAGGTGTTCCTATTTACTCTTCCCTTTGA